The genomic stretch TGTTTGCTTGCCTTAACTGCATGAATAATACAGCAAAAGGCATGTTCTTACTGTAGTATAGTGTAACTATAGCAATATAGTCGTAATAACTTGTAAGAATTCTCATAATGACCTTGATACAAAACCATAAGCAAATGTACATTCCACATCTACTTCCCAATTATCCTACAAATACAATGACTGTGACATATACAATGATATTGGAAGTAATGTATGTAGGATGGAAAAGTCAAAGGATGAAAGAGCAGCTATTTCTGGTGGCATAAATCCCACGGTCGCAAGGgttggcgagggcctttatcactgcttgcagttttaattattaggcccgagcctgggactccgtcccggcgagggacacAAAACCGTGtctggagcatggaaaatggcaaaaatcaagtagtaaacacgccctgacatggcagtgagtggtgtcaaaaattagaactcgacgagctctaattgtcacaaaagaccccgagaaaaaataacgaaagacgactcggtagcgccacctcaaactttgattttcatggggccaatgggagcccgactcggaaaaaagtcaaagtaaaaatctgaaactcccatcaaaaaatagtacatgtcgggacacgacaaaaatgatattatggccccgccctaaaatgtacaggacgccggccatattggatcaaacccgggaaagacaaaagtgcacaccctcacattcaggatattttctcgcacagttttcatcacaaacacttcaaatttggccaaatcccactaaacccatgtgtgattaaagattatcaattacattttgattatgactttgggtgtggtcagggtgaattttcaacaaaatcacaatttttggaaaatttcaataaaatatttctctttcacacatttttttgttgggaaaacgctaatacagcgtttatgcacatgtgtgagctgaacgcaatggtatgcaaatcaaggcactctctcacaaaatggctctctagcgccctctttaaatttcattttcaaaaattcgtagaagacaaacgatttgtcgtggacttcagaaaaaaaatcacaggggccttatttgtgatggggcacaatgtgagaaagtcacatgactgtagctgttatggtttaggagaaaaataatgggtggaaaaaaaaaatccattattattattatatgtgccggattgaagccacttttgaccccctgaacgttaatataaagtcaattttattgcacccaaaattcaagactggtgaaaaatttattatttttacctgtgtttaatgtgtaaaaattttgaaaaatgtctcggtagcgccccctaaaactccaatgcatttttttttgcaaagtttgacataaacatttgaaattttgcacatacatcctccttgacatactgatcaaaaaagtcaatgagatcatacctctatttgcaactatgttaccgtggtaacataataaatgtgtcattgaaatgaatggggttcacagtactggactttgttgtagactaaatagatgctctacactcatcaaactatggcctaaaattcaagattggcaaaaaaagttgtattttcatgtgcaaaaaaatttatgtatcaaaatgactcaatagcgccacctcataaatcaaaatacattacgtcaatgagagacctttttcatcgtagacaaatgaaatttggtacaaacatagaacatgttaagacaagtaaaaaattatattatgaccccaccctaaaccctacaggaagtcggccattgtgggcggaaccccattttttcaaaattttacctctcacatttgaatttttcatgCCTctaattttcattcaagaaacttgcaaattggtcaaaatgaactagtcccatgtgggattataggctactctcttggatttttctaaattataaaatgtgggtgtggccagcctgcaaaaaaaaaaaaaaaacgtttttttgaagttttcaatgtcccgtaactcaaacatgcagtttcctattttccggcattaatatacgttttgttcaaaatcttgatctgagtgcatagatatgcaatttacatatgtcaaagattacattgctccacagcgccctctttcatgtttttaaatagcaCGTAAAAAAATTtgtttgtcacaaacatttgaaatttggcatggacatccgccttcaaatactgaacaaaaaagtcatggacaccatacctctatttccaaccgtgtgggcgtgacaatgtcataaatggtctcattggaatgaaagCAGAAGTATTATTGAGACggtgattttggggggaggggcgaagtaagcgggaacgaaacgcAGGAGCTtcacggtggcgtgtaccccgcggttgcaaggggtggcgagggcctttatcactgctcgcagtttttattattattattattattattattattattattattattattattattatgtattttgtgtataaaTCATGTACAGctacaattatatatatatatatatatatatatatatatatatatatatatatatatatatatatatatatatatatatatatatatatatatatatatttcttgttCAGTTGTTTGTCAAAAGTCAAATCACAGGTGACATTTACAGGAGATTTAACCTTTGACCCACATATGACCCAGTCtataaaatgtgttcatttaatctgattaaacacattttattctcTGTACTTGCTTTTTCTGCCTGAAGCTCCGTTACTATAGCAACCCGAAAACTCGCGAGACTTCGCGGTAGCCCCAAGCGGAAGTGTGACGTCATTGaagtaaacaaacagcagatgcACGGGTGTGTAGATGCAGCGATGCTAGCGCAGAGAACGACTCCTCAAACCTttagtttcatgttttatttgtctatATCTGAGTTTTGTGTCTCAACCTGCAGATCCCACTGTGACCGCGGCGAGTTACAGCCTGATACTCAAAGGAACTGTGTTGGAGCTAATGCTAAGCGGGGCTAATGCTAAGCGGGGCTAATGCTAAGCGGGGCTAATGCTAAGCGGGGCTAATGCTAAgcggggctaatgctaatgctcacGTTACTTTTCACGGTGCGTTCACACCCTGGAGCGCGCTGGACGCCTCTCGTTGGATGTTGTTCTTGGAGAAGAGGCAGTGACTGGACACAGAAGAAGCTGCTCTATGTGTCAGGCTTTAGCCCATAACTTTGACTGTTTGGTTGAAGGACTTCCAGAACTCTCTGCCACTGCTCCTGTAAGTATCATATGTGTCGTCCAGGTGGGGTCAAAGATGTTTAAATCCCCCTGTAAACGTTACATTATTTTGACATACTTTTGCCACTGTTACGACCCATGGTTTAAAAAGTCTCCACAAAGTTAGAGAACGACTTAAGACGTCTTttcattttacaaaaatgtCATTCAATACGTTCTGGTGTcttgaggaagggagagaagacaacacaaattaaagccgcaagcggcatcgaacggccctcgcgggccgtgcttcgcactcggccgacccagcactccctgtgggtggcgctgacgcacCACTTGTTCCTTTTtaattgcggctttgggctgcacttttcaccaaacaagtcaaaagacaatggaagtgctgatgcacaaaatgcaaaaacatgggttttccaggcatcgccatggcaacaccgtgcaaaatacaaacttggccccctggacttttttgacggggacgacctgaagaatcactgtgccaaatttcacattcctcaatgaagcgaataagtcgtCATAggattttgaaatgtacgaaaattcgGAAATTGGGCGCTTTcgcacatcgccatggcaacatagtgaaaaatatgacatgggtcccattgacttttttaaacagaatgacatgaagagtcatggtaccaaatttcacattattccataaaactaatatttttcccatgaatgggaaaaatttgaaGGCTGGcgcgcccgtcattcgccatgacgtctggggtccgccattgacctcccattgatttcattcattttagcagtaataaagatggctagggctcgatgccaggagtgtgtttggggacatgagcgcttcgcgctgcgtgcttcgcccattgactcaatgttgacactGCCCTGTAGGGGCTAGGGCCTAATTAGTGAGTGGCCCATGTTTACTCTGGCAGGGACACTGGGCCCAGGTGTAAGGGTAAAGCAACGAGATGTCACAGCTACTAGAAGCTAGAATAAATTGATTGTACTACATGgccacattaaaatacacagtaTTTAGTccatttacttcagtaacatcTATTTTCGTTTGTAGAGCTACAGGATCCTACGACAGAATGACGTTCacctgtgaccagtgtggaaaAAAGTGGGCCACATCCTCCAGACTGAAAGTACACTACAGAACTCACACAGGAGAACGGccgtacagctgtgaccagtgtggaaaTAAATTTAAAGAGTCTGGTGCACTTAAagcacatatgagaatccacacaggagaacggccctacagctgtgaccagtgtgggaccGAATTTAAACAGTCTGGTGCACTTAAagcacatatgagaatccacacaggagaaaggccctacagctgtgaccagtgtgggaaggatTTTAAACAGTCTGGTGCACTTAAagcacatatgagaatccacacaggagaacggccatacagctgtgaccagtgtggaaaTAAATTTAAAGAGTCTGGTGCACTCAGggcacatatgagaatccactcAGGGGAGAagccatttgaatgtgaccagtgtggcaAGCAATTTAAATATTCTCAAGTCCTCCATcaacatatgagaatccacacaggagaacgGCCGTACAGGTTAATCATTCAATGTTGTTGACGTGAATGTCTGTAATGTTTGGAAAAGAGACGAGAGCATTTTTTATACTAGGCCCAGCCCCACTCGTCTCTGTCTTTGATGGTGACCCTGTTTTTTTAAGTAGTTCTGCCTGAGAAGTTCgtgctgttttgcagatttctcATGACCAGTGTGTCCATCTTAGGGTCAGGAACATGTATCACAGAATCATGAGGTATTtcctttgaccatgtttaaaaaGGGATGTGTCAACAAACTAAGTCCTGTCACATCTGTCAATTGACTAATAAGCCAAGTGGCAGAATGTTCTGGAAGTCCTTGaactaaaagtgaaaagttataATTCAGGCCTTGCATATAGAGCAGCTTCTTCTGTGTCCAGTCACTGCTGCTTCTCAGTCTCAGGTCGTTTCACAGCTGCTGTAGTTGGTCAACTGTCCCTCCACCGCTCCACACTCTACTGATTGGACCAGAGTGCCCAAACAGGAGCATTTGAGAATGGGCAGCTTTTCAAATCTCACATGAGAGACAGACATTAGGCTGTTACACAAAACAAAGGGcaacattataataataaagatcATGAAGTTTCAGTCAGTGGGTGGATTAGTCCATGGAGCTGTGGGCTGATGGGCTGAGGCAGAGGTGTGAAGGGCTGAGGGAGTGGGGCATTGTCAAAGTGAAAACTGAGCCAAAACATATGTACAGTGATCTGCAATCATAAGGTCGTCTTTATTGTTATTTCATGGGTCTTTACACTGCACATGGGCACCAGACAGGGGTGTCCACTATCCCCATATgttttatcaaatcaaatccCAACTTTTAGAGGGCAACAAACCCCTAAGCCCCTCCATGAAATCAGCCTCAATTCTATCAATTAAACCCTGCTTACCTTTCATATTCATACAAAATGTAGAAACAACTATGTGCATTCATTAAGGTTTGGTTTACAAGAAAGAAGTGTTACTCTGACCAATTAAACAAGACCTAAAATATCATTAAAGGAACTTGGAAGGTTATCAACCAATTACTACAAAAATATGTTATCTATAAACAGTTGTACACCTTTAGTCTTTTTTCATGGTGCAACTGCACATGAAAGTCCCGCTGAGATTGCACAGAAATGTAacaatttttttgttaattctgGTTTGTAATTGGTAAAGAATATGTGAACCGCTTATGGGGGTCCATtggatttttgtcatgtccagACATGTTCTATGATTTTtacattggccccatgaaaatcaacctttgaggtggcgctactgagtcgtctttcattattcaaaacaaaacttcagCTGAAAAGAtgcaattaagaaaataaaaaaaaaaatcttttaaaaatatgtctttttgcatttgtactttttgaCCCTACAGATAGTTCAACTCCACAGTCTGGATTCTCTGAAGCCTGATCTCCAGCTTTTTGAGTCTGACTTTACCCTCACATGATCCGGACTCAGCAGCTCTGCCTTCAGTCTGCAAAATGTCGACATGTTTCAGACGGTTCCTCACAGATCTGAAAGCCTTCCCACTCCTCACAGTCTTATGGTTTGTCGCCTGTGTGTGCTCAGTAGTGACTGGAGAGTTGCTGTTTTGTAAAAGCCTTTTCACACTGGTCATACTCATATTGTCTATGCCAGGAGTGAATTATCATGTCTATTCAGAAAATGCTTTCTCACACTGGACACATATGTTTGGTTTTTCCCCAGTGTGGATTTTCTTGTTAATGGAGGTCAGTAGATTGTTTaaattccttcccacactggtcacagctgtttGACCTTTCTCCTGTGCGACTTCTGTAGCGTACTTTGAGTGCTGAAGCCTTGGCCCATGTCTTTCCACACTGCTCACATGTGAACTAATTCAAGGTGGTGCCACATGGTGATTtggtgtgctgtgtgttgtttgtttttgtgtgtataccGTGTGTCGGCATGCTCTTACACCAGTGAAGAGCTCTTACACATCAGAACAATGACTCCGGCTGATCTACTGACAGTTTTTTTTAGTGCCTGCAGTAGATTTAGTTCACTttttggccaaaagagtgagacgctGAAGACGAGGAAAGCGGCACTCGCACGCTCTTACCTGGGATTTTCCTCTCCAAAgttcgctcactcagcaacaagactGACGGACTGGCGCTGCTGATGAAGAGAAACAAGGACTTTTTAGCCTCTTGCGCCTTGTGCTTCATTGAGACATGGCTCAAcgagcgtatcccggactgcGCGCTTCATctggagggattccagctcctccgcaCGGACAGACGACGGGGACTCTCCGAGGGAAAGatgaaaggtggaggtgtctgtttctacatcaacaacgcctggtgtacggatgtgactgtgatttcccaacactgctctcccgccgtggaatatctgttcattaactgtaggcctttttATTCTCCACCTCATCCCTGCTGACAAACAACGGCTGagactctccaaacctgctgtgaggacttctaagaagtggagcagtgaggctgtggaggagcttcgcacgtgtttggacactacagactgggatgtgttgaaggccacagacagtttggatgaggacacagacactgtgacgtcatacattcagttctgtgaggacagcatcgtcccaccatgcaccagggtgacttttcacaatgacaaaccctggttcacacccacactgagacatctgaggagggaaaaggagatggctttcaggacagaagatcgtgaaggctacaggcgttgcaagtatgcttttagcaaagaggtggaaagggctaaagcgaaatacaatacacgtctggagcagcatttctccaccaacgactctgcttctgtctggagagggcttaggcaaatcaccaactacaggcccaaagcccctcccgccgtggacaacaaacaactagcagaaaagttaaacggcttttatacgaggtttgaagtttcacacccctccccctcctccctcaccatcatggacattatctccaaacccacctcggacccccccctcctcccccactgccctgaCAGTTTTGGAGAAGGTcatgactaagcttttcaggaagcaaaaCTCCCGTGAGGCCCTGGGCCCTTACGgtgacactgtgctgaggaactggctcctgtcttcacggacatttttaacacctccctggagtcatgtcacgtcccagcctgcttcaagctgtccaccattgtccctgtccccaagaagcccaggatcactggacttaatgactacaaaCCTGTGGCGCCAACGTCCGTAGTCAGGaatcatttgagcgcctggtcctgcaccacctcaagtccttcacctcccccctcctggaccctctgcagtttgactACAGAGCCAATTGGTCTgtagacgacgccattaacctggcccttcacttcatcctccagcatctggactccccgggaacctacgccaggatcctgtttgtggacttcagctctgcattcaaccccatcctccctgctctgctccaggacaagctcgctcggatgacaccaccctcattggactcatctcggacggcgatgagtctgcctacaggagggaggtggaccagctggtgtcctggtgcagcagcaacaacctggagctcaacgcccagaagacagtggagatgattgtggacttcagggaagtcacagcccccctgcctcccctcaccctgatggacttccccatcaccactgtggactctttccacttcctgggcacctgcatcacccaggatctcaagtgggagccgaccatcagctccctcatcaagaaagcccagcacaggatgtttTACCTGCGACAGCTGAGGAAAcacaagctgccagtccagatgatggtgcagttttacacagcCATcactgagtccatcctcacctcctccatcactgtgtggttcactggggccagggacagacagagactgcagcgcattgtgcctctgctgagaaggtgattggctgctccttccatctctacaggacctgtctccaggactcggggggagcaggccgtagagcagctgacacttctcaccctggactattggactatttgagccacttccctatGTGTCATGACGCCCGTTTgttcctgtcctcccgtgctctctacccctccccgacctgtctgcccggagctgggcggagttcaagacttctcccgcacgcacctggagcgcatcaagCGTAATCACCGCCACCTTTCTGCTGAGtacttgagggctcggcagactacatCTCGGCGCCAgaacgtccgcgtgtaaacATCCCTGTCCTCGCTCATCCTCGTCCCACCTACTGACTCttagccagggctccaggacggtggCGGACTACACCATTGACTTCTGGACGCACGCGGCAGAGGTGGATTGGACAGACAGCACTCTGCAGGCTGTTTTCGTGCGGGGGCCTGAAATGAGCACCTAAAGGATGAGCTGGTGTCTCGGATGAACCCTCCGACCTACGGTCACTCATCACCCTCACCAACCGGATCGACACGACACTCACCAGCCCCGCCGGAGCTACGCGCCGCTCCTCTGCCACcggaggagcccatgcaggTCGACCGGACCCTCgtttcggccgaggagcgtcagcGGAAGCTTCGCCTGGCCGGAGCCTGCCTCTACTGCTTGTGAGCGCGGGCATTTTATAGCCACTTGCCCGGCTCGGCCAAAAGGGGACGCCCACCGGTTAGCGCTGGAGTACTGTTGGGTGAGTCACACATCCCGGATACCAATGATAGACTGCGGCTTAGTGCCAACCTGTGCGTACGCTCAGAGACTCTACTTGTGAAAAGTGCgaaagtggctcagtggttagagtgttggtcccaacccgaaggtcggaggatcgagtcccgctcggaccaagttctgttgttttgtccttaggcaagacacttcacccacattgcctagtatgaaagtggtgtgtgtgtgaatgataggtggtggtcggaggggccgatggcgcagattggcagcttcgcttccgtcagtctccccCAGGGCaatacaatagtagcttaccatcaccatgtgtggaaatgaatgaataatgactatagtgtagtgctttgagaggctttgacaagcctgtaaagcgcattacaagtgtaaggcattattattattattattattgtttccgCCCTCGTTGATTCCGGGTCCGAGAAAGGATTTTATCAACGCCCAAGTCGCGGAAAGCTCGGCGTACACCTGGAACCCCTCGAACGCCCCCCTAAACGCCCAGGGACTTAATGGACGTTTTTTGGGTCGTGTGACCCACGTCACGGAACCCGTCACCGTGGTTTTGTCCGGCAATCACCGTGAGACCCggcagtttcatgtcctgtcttCCTCCGCCTCCCCACTAGTTTTAGGCTACCCCTGGCTTCGAACTCATAACCCCATCTTTGATTGGGCCCGGGGTGGGGTTTCGGGGTGGAGTCCCGAGTGCCATGCCCAGTGTCTCCAGTCGGCCCTACCTCCCGCCGGGGGGGCCCGGTCCCGCCATCAGCCCGTCCCAGGACGTTCCTAGCCTCGTCTTCGGTTCCGGCGGAGTATCACGACTTCaaggaggtttttagcaagagtcGGGCGCTCTCCTTACCTCCGCACCGCCCCTACAATTGTGCCATAGACCTCCTCCCGGGTGCCCCGTTACCGTCCAGTCGGCTGTAAACCTCTCGAGGGCCGGAGCGAGAGTCTATGGAGGAATATATCCTGGGCGTTCCCTGGCCGCTGGAATTATCGACCTTCTACTTCCCCCGTGGGTGCAGGCTTCTTCTTCGTGGCCCAAAAAGGACAAGTCCACTGCGCCCTGCATCGACTACCGGGGTTTGAACAATATCACCGTTAAAAACAAGTACCTGCTCCCCCCTTCTGGACTCTGCTTTTCCGCCCCTCCACGGGAGCCACTCGTTTTTTTCTAAACTGGACCTGCGAAACGCCTACCATCTTgtgcgcataagggaggggGACGAGTGGAAGACGGCACTTAAGACCCCCCTTGGCCACTTCGAATATCTGGTCATGCCCTTTGGCCTTACCAATGCCCCTGCAGTGTTCCAAGCCCTGATTAACGACGTTCTCCGTGATTTTTTTGAACTGGTTTGTCTTTGTTTATCTGGACAACATCCTGATTTTTTCCCAGTCCCTTCAGGAGCATCGCCGTCATGTCCGCCTGGTTCTGCAGCGCCTCCTAGAAAACAAACTGTTTGTTAAGGCAGAGAAGTGCGAATTCCATGCTGAGGAGGTCggttttttgggcttcattgtgagGCGGGGCCAAGTGAAAGCCGACCCCGAGAAGATCCAGGCCGTCGCGGATTGGCCCGTCCCGACCAACCGCAAGCAGCACCAGCGGTTCATCGGCTTCGCCAACTTTTATAGACATTTTATAAGGGACTTCAGTAGGGTTATCTCACCCCTAACTAAACTTAC from Periophthalmus magnuspinnatus isolate fPerMag1 chromosome 14, fPerMag1.2.pri, whole genome shotgun sequence encodes the following:
- the LOC117381526 gene encoding zinc finger protein 239-like; amino-acid sequence: MTFTCDQCGKKWATSSRLKVHYRTHTGERPYSCDQCGNKFKESGALKPITLTVWLKDFQNSLPLLLATGSYDRMTFTCDQCGKKWATSSRLKVHYRTHTGERPYSCDQCGNKFKESGALKAHMRIHTGERPYSCDQCGTEFKQSGALKAHMRIHTGERPYSCDQCGKDFKQSGALKAHMRIHTGERPYSCDQCGNKFKESGALRAHMRIHSGEKPFECDQCGKQFKYSQVLHQHMRIHTGERPYSQGSRTVADYTIDFWTHAAEVDWTDSTLQAVFVRGPEMST